The following coding sequences lie in one Fusibacter sp. A1 genomic window:
- a CDS encoding PadR family transcriptional regulator: MKLSKELVKGSTVLLVLNLLKNKPMYGYEMIKNMELISSGTFEWKEGTLYPILHGLEVDGMLDSFWETPENGRKRKYYQITKKGLKLLDQKQSEWKQFTTAMDVALGGMKWIKA, encoded by the coding sequence ATGAAACTTTCAAAAGAACTGGTTAAGGGCTCCACAGTGCTGCTGGTGCTCAATTTACTTAAAAACAAACCAATGTACGGTTACGAGATGATCAAAAACATGGAACTCATCAGCAGCGGAACCTTTGAGTGGAAGGAAGGTACGCTCTACCCGATCCTTCACGGTCTCGAAGTGGACGGTATGCTGGATTCGTTCTGGGAGACGCCTGAAAATGGACGCAAGCGCAAATATTATCAAATCACAAAGAAGGGACTTAAGCTACTCGACCAAAAACAATCCGAATGGAAGCAGTTCACGACAGCAATGGATGTCGCTCTTGGAGGTATGAAATGGATCAAGGCATAA
- a CDS encoding iron-containing alcohol dehydrogenase family protein gives MRSQAIAIPRLIESRYDALSDLPRSLKAHGFKRILFLVGAGIEELFEQKMQPLLSDETLEVVGPIVLEELAVEKLTPIAYGFDEMDVILAMGGGKAIDSGKFVSFLRAVPFISIPTSISNDGFASSGASLYVNGKRKSVKALMPYGVIADLSILSTAPERFYYSGLGDVVSKITANYDWQFEVNHGIGQVDQYALLTAKKSVNSVVRLPFSYIREGLFIKEVVDSLIMSGISMEVAGHSAPASGSEHLISHAMDSIVPGKYLHGVQVGIATYIMALVQEHRVERVRTFLTDTGFFAHAKSLSISKKIVKRAIQAAPNVKPNRYTTIHLAENPKKAIELLTTDAILNDILAE, from the coding sequence ATGAGAAGCCAGGCGATAGCCATACCAAGGCTCATAGAAAGCAGGTACGACGCCTTATCCGATTTGCCAAGAAGCCTTAAGGCGCATGGATTCAAACGGATCCTATTCCTTGTGGGTGCGGGAATCGAAGAGCTATTCGAACAGAAGATGCAACCGCTCTTGTCCGATGAAACGCTTGAGGTAGTCGGGCCTATCGTACTTGAAGAACTCGCAGTAGAGAAACTGACACCTATCGCATACGGATTTGATGAAATGGATGTGATCCTAGCGATGGGGGGAGGTAAGGCAATCGATTCAGGCAAGTTTGTCAGCTTTTTACGCGCGGTGCCATTTATCAGCATACCGACGAGTATTTCCAATGACGGATTTGCAAGCTCTGGAGCTTCACTGTATGTGAATGGAAAAAGAAAAAGCGTGAAAGCACTGATGCCTTACGGCGTGATTGCAGACCTATCGATTCTATCCACCGCGCCAGAGCGATTCTATTACAGCGGACTTGGAGATGTGGTCTCAAAGATCACAGCCAACTACGATTGGCAATTTGAAGTAAATCATGGGATCGGCCAGGTGGACCAATATGCCCTCTTGACCGCGAAAAAATCGGTCAACAGCGTTGTACGGCTTCCTTTTTCCTATATCAGGGAGGGACTCTTTATCAAAGAAGTGGTGGACTCGCTGATCATGAGTGGAATCAGCATGGAGGTCGCAGGGCACAGCGCGCCTGCAAGCGGAAGCGAACACCTGATATCCCATGCGATGGACTCTATCGTACCTGGAAAGTATCTGCACGGCGTGCAGGTAGGAATTGCGACTTATATCATGGCACTTGTCCAAGAGCATCGGGTGGAAAGGGTAAGAACGTTTCTAACAGATACCGGATTTTTTGCCCATGCGAAGTCGCTCTCGATTTCAAAAAAAATTGTGAAACGCGCCATACAAGCAGCTCCCAATGTCAAACCCAACCGGTATACGACAATTCATCTAGCAGAAAACCCAAAAAAAGCGATTGAACTTTTAACCACCGATGCGATCTTAAATGACATCTTGGCGGAATAA
- a CDS encoding MtnX-like HAD-IB family phosphatase translates to MKKLFVSDFDGTATALDFYKIVLNKIGDEGWTYVREHRKTGKVDYHFLNKIFGWHQLTDSEYESLIGTIELDGHLRALLTYLSDQQIDFKFVSAGFDRYIQDVLKKEGYEHVDVITNPGFFEEGIMRMAPNVQSPFYSDVFGIDKGEVMRSFKKEYDRIYFAGDTEPDLSAALEADVIFAKGELIELVKQAGKDCIEFETYEEVVDHLKRGV, encoded by the coding sequence ATGAAAAAACTATTCGTATCCGATTTTGACGGAACTGCAACTGCGCTTGATTTTTATAAGATAGTGCTCAATAAAATTGGAGATGAAGGATGGACCTATGTCAGGGAACATCGAAAAACCGGTAAGGTGGATTATCATTTTTTAAATAAAATTTTTGGTTGGCATCAGCTGACAGATAGCGAGTATGAATCGCTAATTGGTACCATCGAACTTGATGGACATCTAAGAGCGCTATTGACCTATCTGTCAGACCAGCAAATCGACTTTAAATTTGTCAGTGCGGGCTTTGACAGATACATTCAGGACGTGCTTAAAAAAGAAGGTTATGAACATGTCGATGTCATCACCAACCCTGGATTTTTTGAAGAAGGGATCATGCGGATGGCACCAAATGTGCAAAGTCCCTTCTATTCGGATGTCTTTGGAATCGATAAAGGCGAAGTGATGCGCTCTTTTAAAAAAGAGTATGATAGGATCTACTTCGCAGGTGACACGGAGCCCGATTTGTCAGCCGCCTTAGAGGCCGATGTGATCTTTGCCAAGGGAGAACTGATCGAGCTTGTCAAACAAGCAGGAAAGGACTGCATTGAATTTGAAACTTATGAAGAAGTAGTCGACCATCTGAAAAGAGGTGTTTGA
- the lon gene encoding endopeptidase La, which translates to MNKLLIPLRNIVLFSGKEMQITADSPIDFKLFEAIRIEGGSAIAFTLKDYHEKLRTKEDVYLIGNLVEVHNVSSRNNLTTVQLYVKERVELLELIPEENHFRGIAKELPDIIDIDAKSESDILKYIKETTAEIAEQIKGSERFQEALDTIDNLNEMIATLMPFMNLSIEEKQDLMEMVSLRKRSLRMIDLLIERKEYIKFQVELQSKMSKDMNKAYRERMLREQLKAIQEELGEYDESGLGKDYEKLIEEKYFPEEVKKIAREELAKLKRMGPNQAESNVIKSYLELLLDLEWAKAKVKPIAIENARSILDEHHYGMQKIKDRVVQHLTVMKLKNEKQGSILLLVGPPGTGKTSLAKSIAKTLDRAYVRASLGGVRDEAEIRGHRRTYIGAMPGKIIQGMKRSGTNNPVFVLDEVDKLGSSFQGDPSSALLEVLDPEQNNTFMDHYLDVPYDLSDVFFIATANDLRTIPGALVDRLEVIQVDSYTSTEKFHIAVKHLFDQELEEHGLTRDDLLISDDTFRLIIDKYTREAGVRTLKRQIAKIIRVSAEKIVTNQVDKPYVIEKEMLNEILGHEITRYDMVADTNKSGVVTGLAWTPVGGDVLFIESAFMPGKGELILTGQLGDVMKESARISLSLVRANLSDYVMDFKFETHDLHIHIPAGATPKDGPSAGVTLFTTIASLVTGIAVDAKLAMTGEISLRGAVLPVGGIKEKVIAAHRSGIKRVMLPYENKQDLEDVPAEVKDTLLFEFAKTIDDVLSIALGIESGSKNMKPDTIDLKAEHQELSQ; encoded by the coding sequence ATGAATAAATTGTTGATTCCACTCAGAAATATAGTGCTATTTAGCGGCAAGGAAATGCAGATCACAGCGGATAGTCCCATTGACTTTAAGCTGTTTGAAGCCATAAGGATCGAAGGTGGAAGTGCGATCGCATTTACACTGAAAGACTATCATGAAAAGTTAAGAACAAAAGAAGATGTCTACCTAATCGGTAACCTGGTTGAAGTCCATAACGTCAGCAGTAGGAATAATCTTACTACGGTTCAGTTGTACGTGAAAGAACGTGTCGAGCTGTTGGAACTGATTCCAGAAGAAAATCATTTCAGAGGTATCGCCAAGGAATTACCGGACATCATAGATATCGACGCTAAAAGCGAGTCGGATATACTAAAATATATCAAGGAGACGACCGCTGAAATCGCCGAGCAGATCAAGGGATCCGAACGGTTTCAGGAGGCGCTTGATACCATCGACAATCTGAATGAGATGATCGCGACTTTGATGCCCTTTATGAACCTAAGCATTGAGGAGAAGCAGGACCTCATGGAAATGGTTTCTTTGAGGAAGAGAAGCCTTAGAATGATCGACTTATTGATCGAGAGAAAAGAATACATCAAGTTTCAGGTAGAGCTTCAGTCGAAAATGTCTAAGGACATGAACAAGGCTTATCGCGAGCGTATGCTCAGAGAACAGCTCAAAGCCATTCAGGAGGAGCTGGGAGAGTATGACGAAAGCGGTCTTGGAAAAGACTATGAAAAACTGATCGAGGAAAAGTATTTTCCAGAAGAAGTGAAGAAAATCGCCAGAGAGGAACTTGCAAAGCTTAAGCGCATGGGACCCAACCAGGCGGAATCGAATGTCATCAAAAGCTATCTCGAGCTACTTTTGGACCTTGAATGGGCTAAGGCGAAGGTGAAGCCTATCGCCATCGAAAACGCGAGGAGTATCCTTGATGAGCACCACTATGGCATGCAAAAGATCAAGGACAGGGTAGTACAGCACCTGACCGTCATGAAGCTAAAGAATGAAAAGCAGGGATCTATCCTCTTACTAGTGGGACCTCCGGGAACAGGCAAGACAAGTCTAGCGAAGAGCATCGCTAAAACCCTTGACAGGGCCTATGTCAGGGCAAGTCTTGGCGGAGTCAGGGATGAAGCCGAAATCAGGGGCCATAGAAGGACCTACATCGGGGCCATGCCCGGTAAGATTATTCAGGGAATGAAACGCTCAGGAACGAACAATCCCGTTTTCGTACTCGATGAAGTCGATAAATTAGGGTCGTCGTTTCAGGGTGATCCTTCCAGCGCCTTGCTAGAGGTGCTCGATCCTGAGCAGAACAACACCTTTATGGACCATTACCTTGATGTCCCCTACGACTTAAGCGATGTGTTCTTCATTGCGACCGCCAACGACCTGAGAACGATTCCAGGAGCGCTTGTAGATAGACTTGAAGTGATACAAGTGGATAGCTATACCTCTACAGAAAAGTTTCATATCGCAGTGAAGCATCTGTTTGACCAAGAGCTTGAGGAACATGGATTGACTAGAGATGACCTTCTGATAAGCGATGATACATTTAGGTTGATTATCGATAAATATACAAGAGAAGCAGGCGTAAGAACCCTAAAACGCCAGATTGCGAAAATTATTCGGGTATCGGCAGAAAAAATCGTGACCAATCAGGTGGACAAGCCTTATGTGATCGAGAAAGAGATGTTGAACGAGATTCTAGGTCATGAGATCACCAGATACGATATGGTGGCAGATACCAATAAATCGGGTGTCGTCACAGGACTGGCGTGGACACCTGTCGGTGGAGACGTGCTGTTTATCGAATCGGCCTTCATGCCTGGCAAGGGAGAGCTGATCCTGACAGGACAGCTTGGCGATGTGATGAAAGAGTCTGCGAGAATCTCTTTGAGTCTTGTGAGAGCGAACTTAAGCGACTATGTCATGGATTTCAAATTTGAAACCCATGATCTGCATATTCATATTCCAGCAGGCGCGACACCGAAAGACGGTCCATCGGCGGGTGTCACCCTATTCACGACTATCGCTTCGCTGGTGACAGGCATCGCCGTAGACGCCAAGCTTGCGATGACCGGTGAGATATCCTTAAGGGGAGCTGTGCTTCCAGTCGGAGGAATCAAAGAAAAAGTTATCGCAGCGCATCGTTCAGGCATAAAGCGGGTAATGTTGCCATATGAGAATAAGCAGGATTTAGAAGATGTGCCAGCAGAAGTAAAGGACACGCTCCTGTTCGAGTTCGCGAAGACCATCGATGATGTACTAAGCATCGCCTTGGGTATCGAATCGGGCAGCAAGAATATGAAACCGGACACAATCGATCTGAAGGCTGAACATCAGGAGCTTTCACAGTAG
- a CDS encoding MarR family winged helix-turn-helix transcriptional regulator, whose amino-acid sequence MKSNDELIRGISNLSKLKGRCYTKMLEDLKLSEMSLKQINYLKVFHEHQAITTSQLAEMLNLSKPTVTEMVKKFIKNDYVVKQSCPEDGRVFYLKLTEKGKHLATLDELTAKYLASTIESRLSEEDLEVLISVLKKLA is encoded by the coding sequence ATGAAATCCAATGACGAATTGATCCGAGGCATTTCAAATCTATCGAAGTTAAAAGGTCGCTGCTACACAAAGATGCTAGAAGATCTGAAACTTTCAGAAATGAGTCTTAAGCAAATCAATTATTTGAAGGTGTTTCATGAGCACCAGGCGATTACGACGAGTCAACTCGCAGAAATGCTGAACTTGTCCAAGCCGACTGTCACGGAGATGGTTAAAAAATTCATAAAAAACGACTATGTGGTTAAACAAAGTTGTCCTGAGGATGGACGTGTGTTTTACTTGAAGCTTACAGAAAAAGGAAAACACCTTGCCACTCTTGATGAACTAACCGCAAAGTATTTAGCTTCGACCATTGAGAGTCGACTTTCTGAAGAAGACCTTGAAGTACTGATCTCGGTTTTAAAAAAACTAGCTTGA
- a CDS encoding anti-sigma factor domain-containing protein, whose amino-acid sequence MKKGIVIEVKENSSIVASDGVYHEITNKGTMSIGMSVIFTEEDILYRPAYKSSKKLFRYSSIAAMLVLMFTLSFGYYFENVALYSVVTMDINPSVELMLNKKNVVLEARPMNEDGIELLKLDVNGQNVEEAIANLVQEAKDQGYIDQNEEAFIVITSVPMKERAKGSSGKIKEKIQNELESTDSLNQITLAMTDSTIAKLDEAHDTKVALGLLTFSEDLDITNIKSVKELFKDEYSIKIIGDMKGVLIKIKDKDHEEDENDEKDKKDKSKDKSKDDRNEADDEDDKDEKIDTLTSASVIDEDQGLGEFLSKLAPYENDSKEVKSFIKKVKEATDAGTADYKELKDEAKKLWKTLKKEAVEDKKSINKSQGDSVDAVTGATSSQSDVNEEKIILSADDDDDEKDD is encoded by the coding sequence ATGAAAAAGGGAATCGTAATTGAGGTCAAGGAGAATAGCAGTATCGTTGCAAGCGACGGAGTCTACCATGAGATCACAAACAAGGGGACCATGTCCATAGGCATGAGCGTCATCTTCACTGAGGAGGACATCCTTTACAGACCGGCCTACAAGAGTTCTAAAAAACTCTTCAGATACAGCAGCATCGCTGCGATGCTTGTGCTGATGTTCACACTGAGTTTCGGATACTATTTCGAAAATGTGGCGCTGTATTCGGTGGTGACCATGGATATCAATCCAAGTGTCGAGCTGATGCTCAACAAAAAAAATGTAGTGCTTGAGGCACGTCCCATGAATGAGGACGGCATAGAGCTTCTTAAGCTGGATGTCAACGGTCAAAACGTTGAAGAAGCCATTGCCAATTTAGTGCAAGAAGCGAAGGATCAAGGCTATATCGATCAAAACGAAGAAGCCTTTATCGTGATCACGTCTGTACCGATGAAGGAAAGAGCGAAAGGGAGTTCGGGAAAAATCAAAGAGAAGATCCAAAATGAACTGGAGTCCACCGATTCGCTAAACCAGATCACCCTAGCGATGACAGACAGCACCATAGCCAAGTTGGATGAGGCCCATGACACAAAGGTGGCGCTCGGACTGCTCACATTTAGCGAGGACCTTGATATCACCAATATCAAGTCGGTTAAAGAGTTGTTTAAAGATGAATACAGTATAAAAATCATCGGAGACATGAAAGGCGTTCTGATCAAAATAAAAGACAAAGATCATGAGGAAGATGAAAATGATGAAAAAGATAAAAAAGATAAATCCAAGGACAAATCAAAGGATGATCGTAACGAAGCAGATGATGAGGATGATAAAGACGAAAAAATCGATACGCTGACATCCGCTTCTGTAATTGATGAGGATCAGGGTTTAGGTGAATTCTTAAGCAAGCTGGCTCCATATGAGAATGACAGCAAAGAAGTCAAGTCCTTCATAAAAAAAGTGAAAGAGGCGACAGACGCTGGAACCGCAGACTATAAGGAATTGAAGGACGAAGCGAAAAAGCTTTGGAAAACACTAAAAAAAGAGGCTGTGGAAGATAAAAAAAGCATCAACAAGAGTCAAGGGGACAGCGTAGACGCCGTTACAGGAGCTACTTCGTCTCAAAGCGATGTGAACGAGGAGAAAATCATTCTCAGCGCTGACGATGACGATGACGAAAAAGACGACTAA
- a CDS encoding RNA polymerase subunit sigma: MNELLMTIKEIKDTGNKEKRNELIKEYIPFILGCVSKTTKRYVRTENDEEYLIGLTAFDEAIDRFDEERGGFLSYAGLLISSRVMDYLRKEKRHYDKTEYDEIIVLNQIERIDEELVLEIEEFKRSLSKFSIELESLVESAPKHEATRINTTRLGKQICNEEELVSKLYRSKKLPIPDIILRFKASKKTLRTFKNFIIAIIIVVHEKLDRIESYLVTRGE, translated from the coding sequence ATGAATGAATTATTGATGACGATAAAGGAAATCAAAGATACCGGCAACAAGGAAAAACGAAATGAACTGATCAAGGAATATATACCCTTTATCCTCGGATGCGTCTCGAAGACGACAAAAAGATATGTTCGTACAGAAAATGATGAGGAATACCTCATCGGTCTGACCGCCTTTGATGAGGCGATTGACCGCTTTGACGAAGAAAGAGGAGGGTTCCTCAGTTACGCAGGCCTTCTGATCAGCAGCAGGGTCATGGATTATTTGCGTAAAGAGAAAAGACACTACGACAAAACAGAATATGACGAGATAATTGTTCTAAACCAGATAGAACGGATCGACGAAGAGCTGGTTCTTGAAATTGAAGAATTTAAGAGGTCGCTCTCAAAGTTCTCTATCGAGCTGGAGAGTTTGGTCGAATCGGCACCTAAGCATGAGGCGACAAGAATCAACACCACAAGGTTAGGTAAACAAATCTGCAATGAAGAGGAGCTGGTATCAAAGCTGTATCGCTCGAAAAAACTACCGATACCGGATATCATTTTAAGGTTCAAGGCATCAAAGAAGACACTTAGGACGTTTAAGAACTTTATCATAGCAATTATTATCGTCGTGCATGAAAAACTGGATAGGATAGAATCCTATTTGGTGACAAGAGGGGAATGA
- a CDS encoding S-layer homology domain-containing protein yields the protein MTKKRNQLIMIALILSITIAYADDFLDVKSGAWYYSAVTNLASAGTISGYPDKTYRPQNTVSQAEALVLLMKASGPSVVEEYPGTHWADPYVHGVVEDNIITRNGFEHDKPVDRMTVAEWIVLLYDIQNSTESGTYFEDVLSSPLNTLYEEGIINGVLIGGKRYFKPDAYLTRAELAVIIDRLSRLEIMKLETKVNAWESITIQLKKNPVTEADFEDYFRYMMRKGEFDHTIDYDLSGQLIGLNELSGILSSAYQNVMTKYPQDGAYYSNITFSISTTVNQPSYVRKLGITLLPMKGYTKEDVLAMKKETTQRVESILSELYLSNQLDENLQDYEKAKVIYDWIIKNNEYDLSNKMISHTAYAGIHYHKIVCQGYSALYNYMLEKLGIEAISVAGKIKNSGVDHSWNQVTLDGRTFYVDVTFGDPVPNRPDQVDDTYFDITEEALRKTHLF from the coding sequence ATGACGAAAAAACGGAATCAACTGATCATGATCGCACTGATCTTATCGATAACGATCGCGTACGCAGACGATTTTTTAGATGTCAAATCCGGTGCCTGGTACTATAGTGCTGTGACGAATCTTGCAAGTGCTGGAACCATTTCTGGATATCCGGATAAGACCTATAGACCGCAAAATACGGTTTCACAAGCTGAAGCGCTGGTATTACTGATGAAGGCCAGTGGACCCTCTGTTGTAGAAGAATACCCCGGGACGCACTGGGCTGATCCCTATGTCCATGGGGTCGTAGAGGACAATATAATCACAAGAAACGGATTTGAACACGACAAGCCTGTGGATAGGATGACAGTGGCGGAGTGGATTGTCTTGTTATATGATATTCAAAATTCTACCGAAAGCGGCACTTATTTTGAGGATGTCCTTTCATCCCCTTTGAACACGCTTTATGAGGAGGGAATCATAAACGGCGTGCTGATCGGCGGTAAACGGTATTTTAAACCGGATGCTTATCTTACAAGGGCTGAGCTTGCTGTGATCATCGACCGCCTTTCAAGACTTGAGATCATGAAGCTTGAAACCAAAGTCAACGCCTGGGAGTCGATTACGATTCAGCTAAAAAAGAACCCTGTGACAGAAGCTGACTTTGAGGACTATTTCAGGTACATGATGCGTAAGGGGGAGTTTGACCATACAATCGATTACGATCTATCAGGTCAGCTGATTGGACTAAACGAGCTCTCAGGTATTCTTTCAAGCGCCTACCAAAATGTCATGACCAAGTATCCTCAAGATGGAGCCTACTATTCCAATATAACCTTTTCCATTTCGACCACAGTAAACCAGCCAAGTTATGTAAGAAAGCTGGGAATCACCTTGTTGCCCATGAAAGGGTACACAAAAGAGGATGTACTTGCGATGAAAAAGGAGACGACTCAAAGGGTAGAGTCGATTCTATCGGAGCTTTACCTGTCGAATCAGCTTGATGAGAATTTGCAGGATTATGAGAAGGCTAAGGTGATCTATGACTGGATCATCAAAAATAATGAATATGACTTATCAAACAAAATGATCAGCCATACCGCATACGCCGGAATCCATTACCATAAAATAGTTTGTCAGGGTTATTCGGCGCTCTATAACTACATGCTTGAAAAGTTAGGTATTGAGGCAATCTCAGTAGCTGGAAAAATAAAAAACAGCGGTGTTGATCATTCGTGGAATCAAGTAACACTGGATGGAAGAACTTTCTATGTGGATGTGACCTTTGGCGATCCGGTTCCCAACAGGCCGGATCAGGTAGATGATACCTATTTTGATATCACAGAAGAAGCATTAAGGAAAACCCACCTGTTCTAG